The window TTCAATCAAAAGAAGTGATCTTTATTACCGAATTGGTCCTAGAACGAAGATGAGGAAACTCTCTCAACCTCTCAAGAGTCAGCTTCGTCTTCGGAATCGGGTACGTAGCAGTATCCACAGTCCCCACATCAACCACCTCCACTACACTAAGCTCAACCTTCTGCTTCGTCCCTTTCCCTTCCGGAGGAATCTTCAGACACCCATCAACAGTCACACAAGTCCCCGTCGCAACCAGCTTGGAGAGATCCGACACAGAGGCGTCCACCATAACCTGAAGATTCGCAGGGCACGATCCATCGTTCACCTCGAGGAAAGCGAAAGCGCCTTTCCCTTGCTCCCTTCCCGTTTTGACCCACCCGCTGATTCGGACCTTCTGACCCGCGAGCCCGGCTCCGCCGTCGGGTCGGCCCAGGATCGAGCGGATGCGGACTCGGTCTGAGAACCGCGCTTTTTGCACTGTAACCTCGTCGGCCATTTTGGTATGAGTGGTGATGAGTTTGGGGGCGCTGGAGACAGAACCCTAAAACAGCTAAGCAAGAACATAACATTTAGGGGTATAATTGGAAATATACACCCCGCAGATTCTAGTGGTGGTGATTTGTAATTTCGTAGATTCTTAAACAATTAGCTTACGAATCTTTCCAGCTCCATATAAATATTcgtaaaataatcaaattactATAGTTGGTTAATgtttcgttttaattttttgcttttttgaaaaatcctaatttattttatgatttgtatattataaaaataaataaattatgatgttgagttatattatattatctTCAGtgttcaaaaaagaagaagaagataatatgATTTCAGATATGATAGTTTAGGTCGGTAACATTGTAGAAcaattgtttaaaatattttaagttggtTAGCAATTTTCACACctgcacaaaagaaaaaaaaaaaagaatgaagagAATCAAACACCTTGAATAAACAAAAGTCTCACCCAATATCTAACGTACCTGGCCATCGTGACCACGTAACGTTGTATTCAATTATAATGcatcttattttttttcccTCAGGATAATAAAGTTTAAGAAGGTTCAAGGTGTGTTTGGACGTCGTCAAAAGTCAACCACATGCCTCCATAGGactttcaaaataacaaaatcattTCCCAAACATCACGATCGTCGTATCAATAAGAGAACGATATTAATTGTCCCTTATCATTATTAGAAACATTTTTgttgtcatcttcttctttgacTTTTCTAACCAAAATACATCCTCCCGTCTGTTCTTTTTCTGGTCAACACACTCTTGAACATTTATGGGTGAAGCAAGATCCATGATCGCTCTCTTCTCGTTGGTGATCTTACTACAGATCATCGTCCTAGCTCACAGAGCAACATCAGAGACGAATACAGAGTTCATTTTTCAAGGCTTTAAAGTAAACCAATCAAAACTTCAATTAGAAGAAGATGCAACCATCACGCCCAACGGACTACTAAGGCTCACCAATCGACACTCAGACCGCGCGGGAACGGCTTTCTACAACAAACCGGTTAGACTGCTCGACAATAACTCCACGGTTCGTTCTTTTAGCACTTCCTTCGTCTTTGTCATCATCCCTTCAAGCTCAAACAACGGAGGTTTCGGGTTTACATTCACACTATCCCCAACCCCAAACCGTCCAGACGCGGAGACCGCGCAGTACTTGGGTCTTCTCAACGAAGACGACGACGGTGATCCGGATAATCACGTATTCGCAGTGGAGTTCGACACGGTTCAAGGATACAAAGACAGCACAGATCGAATAGGCAACCACATCGGTCTAAATTTCAACAGTCTCTCTTCACACGTCCAAGAACCCGTGGCTTACTACGACAAAGAGGGACATAAAGAGGATTTTCAACTAACGAGCGGCGAGCCAATCCAAGTCTTTATGGATTACCACGGACGGACCAGAACTCTTACCATCACTGTCTACCCGACCAGACTCGGATCTAAGCCGACAACTCCTTTGATCTCACAAAAAGTTCCTAAACTGTTGGAGATCGTGCAAGAAGAAATGTTCGTCGGATTCACTGCAGCCACAGGGGACAAATCTAGTGCGCATTACGTGATGGGTTGGAGTTTCTCAACCGGTCCGGTCCCAGCAGCTACGTTGAATCTAACGGACCTTCCTCCTCCGCCACGAAATACGGCGAAGAAGAGAGGCTTAAACAAAGAGATCATCTCCCTAGTCGTGTCTTTAACTACCGTTATAACCATCATGTTAGTGTTATTGTTTATCTTGATGATGTACAAAAGACGATTACAAGAGGAGGTTCTCGAGGATTGGGAACTCGATCATCCACACAGGTTTCGATACAAAGATCTCTACGCAGCTACGGATGGATTCAAGGATAACAGAATCATAGGAACCGGAGGGTTCGGAACTGTTTACAAAGGAATCATAACCACCACGTCATCATCATCTCCGTCCTCTGACGAAATCGCAGTGAAGAAGATAACTCCAAACAGCATACAAGGCGTTCGAGAGTTTGTGGCTGAGATCGAGAGTTTAGGCCGTTTGAGGCATAAAAATTTAGTCAACCTACAAGGATGGTGCAAACACGGAAACGACCTATTGCTAATTTACGATTATATCCCTAACGGAAGCTTGGACTCGCTGTTATACAGTAAACCGAGACTATGCGGCGCCGTTTTGACCTGGGACGCGCGTTTTCAAATCGCTAAAGGAATCGCGTCTGGGCTGCTCTACCTCCACGAGGAGTGGGAGAAGATCGTGATCCACAGAGACGTCAAACCGAGCAACGTCCTCATCGACGATCAGATGAACCCTAGGCTCGGAGACTTCGGGCTCGCCAGGCTCTACGAGCGCGGATCCCTCTCCCACACCACCGTCGTCGTCGGCACGATCGGGTACATGGCGCCGGAGCTCACCCGCAACGGAAACTCCTCCTCCGCTTCCGACGTTTTCGCGTTCGGCGTTGTGCTGCTGGAGATCGTCTCCGGGAGGAAGCCGACGGACTCCGGGAGCTTCTTCTTGGCCGATTGGGTTATGGAGATGCACGCGAGCGGGCAGGTGCTACGCGCGGTGGACTCGAGGCTCGGATCGGGTTACGACGAGGAGGAGGCGAGGCTGGCGCTCGTGGTGGGGCTGCTGTGCTGCCACCCGAAGAGGGGGTCTCGGCCGGCGATGAGAATGGTGCTGAGGTACCTGAACGGGGACGAAGGTGTTCCTGAGGTTGAGGTGTACTCGCATTCTTCAAGTAGATACTCCCTTCCCTCCGATTTGAAAGAATGTTGATTGTTTTGGATTTTAGTTTTctgttttcaaatttatatgttatggATTAATGTATAGCATTTTTAACAGATTTCtgtaaaatactttttttctgTTTCACTTTCATGTATATTCCAGATTTTCACaagtattaataaaatatattaaatttcagtgttaagtatatatttttgtgattatatatCCTCAGAATTCTAAACTAACAGAAATTTATTAAatgcaattattatttttatttacaaatgatcatttataattaataaaatatgtattaaaatgtaaaagtatatttttaaaacaatttttcttcTATGCATTGTAAGAAgcgaagtatttttttaactCATTTTGTTTAATTCTTTAAATTGCTATTTTTTGCTCCCTCtgttcataaatataaaatgtttagttaaaacacacacataaagaaaaattaatttttgtctagaaaataacattaaaactataaattaatgatactcaaccaattacaaaataaattattaaatatgattggttgcacagtttttaataaagtaaagttacatagaaaaatgaaaacttcttatatattaaaacattaaaattatttaaaacattctacatttaggaacggagggagtatgttgttatagagagagagagagcaataAATAGAACAATATTTCCGAAAAGTATACACTaataaattacatatatttgaaatttatttgttataaagaaaaagaaaaaaatacagtaTAGATACTATCAATCTTTGTACACACATTGGTTCTCCCTGTTCAAAAACGCGGGTACTACGGGTGATTAGTCGGCGAGGAGGCGCTCGGCGATGCTCGGCCTGGCGAGTTGGCAGTAGTCGGCCCATAAATCGACaacaacttctttttttttttttttttttaaatgtttgaaTGGTTAGAATCTTGTATTTTGATGTGAGATCTATAGGTTTTAAGTATGAAAACATGAAAACACACCAAAATTTGATGATATGTATGATTATAAACGTTTTACTGTAAAATTAAAAACCCTAAACATTATTTGGAAAAATAAAGACGAAATGATGCTAGTGCcttctatttaaggaaaaaaaaattagaaagaagaAAAACGCGTCGCTCTAGGATCAAACAAGGTTCTTATGCTGAGCCGAGATTAGTAACCTTGAATATTTGTCTATTGTCATGCAAACTAACTAatgattcatatatatatttttagaaataaaaatatatataaaactaggCTCCAATCAATTGTTAACTCGTTAGGTCCATATCGTTTGTCTGACTAGCGTTTACCGTAGTTCCGGAAAGAGCTCTGATTAAGTGAGATCAAGTGAAAAAGATGCATAGAATACTaaaaa of the Brassica rapa cultivar Chiifu-401-42 chromosome A03, CAAS_Brap_v3.01, whole genome shotgun sequence genome contains:
- the LOC103856805 gene encoding lectin-domain containing receptor kinase VI.4, whose translation is MGEARSMIALFSLVILLQIIVLAHRATSETNTEFIFQGFKVNQSKLQLEEDATITPNGLLRLTNRHSDRAGTAFYNKPVRLLDNNSTVRSFSTSFVFVIIPSSSNNGGFGFTFTLSPTPNRPDAETAQYLGLLNEDDDGDPDNHVFAVEFDTVQGYKDSTDRIGNHIGLNFNSLSSHVQEPVAYYDKEGHKEDFQLTSGEPIQVFMDYHGRTRTLTITVYPTRLGSKPTTPLISQKVPKLLEIVQEEMFVGFTAATGDKSSAHYVMGWSFSTGPVPAATLNLTDLPPPPRNTAKKRGLNKEIISLVVSLTTVITIMLVLLFILMMYKRRLQEEVLEDWELDHPHRFRYKDLYAATDGFKDNRIIGTGGFGTVYKGIITTTSSSSPSSDEIAVKKITPNSIQGVREFVAEIESLGRLRHKNLVNLQGWCKHGNDLLLIYDYIPNGSLDSLLYSKPRLCGAVLTWDARFQIAKGIASGLLYLHEEWEKIVIHRDVKPSNVLIDDQMNPRLGDFGLARLYERGSLSHTTVVVGTIGYMAPELTRNGNSSSASDVFAFGVVLLEIVSGRKPTDSGSFFLADWVMEMHASGQVLRAVDSRLGSGYDEEEARLALVVGLLCCHPKRGSRPAMRMVLRYLNGDEGVPEVEVYSHSSSRYSLPSDLKEC